A single Atribacterota bacterium DNA region contains:
- a CDS encoding radical SAM protein, giving the protein MVLIQYFDPWKGKLCTCPPKYTLNPYTGCQHGCLYCYITAFIPQAFVVREKRNLLKTVSKELQKVKSSYLSLSNSSDPYPQEEAEKQYTRIILTMCRDYQIPVLLLTKSPLVARDTDLLKTMKAVVSFTITTMDLEKVKRLEPHAPEPEERIQALQKLHQAGIPTVLRLDPIIPGINDDPGEWEKMLQRLSTSIRQVVVSTFKLRPDSWKRLVETFPHLSSTQRWYTQKEGNSHYLEKRKRAEILQTLRQIAHRHGLFFSSCREGFPEWNDLHCDGSSLLKVQSMNSLSTIGGTSFRG; this is encoded by the coding sequence ATGGTCCTGATTCAGTACTTTGACCCCTGGAAAGGGAAGTTGTGTACCTGTCCTCCAAAGTATACCCTTAACCCCTACACTGGCTGCCAACACGGTTGCCTATATTGCTATATCACCGCTTTTATCCCCCAGGCTTTCGTGGTCCGGGAAAAAAGGAATCTCCTGAAAACCGTGTCCAAAGAATTACAAAAAGTCAAATCTTCCTATTTGTCCCTCTCCAACTCCTCCGATCCCTACCCTCAGGAAGAAGCAGAGAAACAGTACACCCGTATCATCCTCACCATGTGCAGAGATTACCAAATTCCAGTCCTCCTTCTCACCAAGTCTCCTTTGGTAGCCCGCGACACAGACCTCCTCAAGACCATGAAGGCGGTGGTGAGTTTCACCATCACCACCATGGACCTCGAGAAAGTAAAGCGACTCGAACCCCACGCCCCAGAACCAGAAGAGCGAATTCAAGCCCTTCAAAAACTCCATCAAGCTGGTATTCCCACGGTGTTACGGCTGGACCCCATTATTCCGGGAATCAACGACGATCCCGGGGAGTGGGAAAAGATGTTGCAACGACTTTCCACCTCAATCCGCCAGGTGGTGGTCTCGACCTTTAAACTCCGCCCAGACTCCTGGAAGAGGTTGGTGGAAACCTTCCCCCATCTTTCTTCCACTCAAAGATGGTACACGCAGAAAGAGGGAAACAGTCACTATCTTGAGAAAAGAAAAAGGGCAGAAATCCTTCAAACGCTTCGACAAATTGCCCACCGCCATGGACTCTTTTTCTCTTCCTGCCGGGAAGGCTTTCCAGAGTGGAACGACCTCCACTGCGATGGGAGTTCTCTCTTAAAGGTTCAATCGATGAATTCCCTCTCAACAATCGGTGGAACTTCATTCCGGGGATAG
- a CDS encoding redoxin domain-containing protein: MKRNMVLVVIALLGLVVVFSGCNMESITPPPVFTPAPTPTDQDDGGIRFTLPDLNGNEVIFQDFRGKPAVVFFFKSYCPHCQEEAPFLESVYRKYRDRVVFLGIAVNEQGTSGSLIASTFSYAQQIQSGFVSVYGWTFPVLIDDYGRVQRALVGTGVPSFAFIDASGRLQGMVKETISQGRLEQLIQLYLL; encoded by the coding sequence GTGAAAAGGAATATGGTTCTCGTGGTCATAGCACTTTTAGGATTGGTGGTGGTTTTTTCGGGATGCAATATGGAGAGCATAACTCCACCCCCCGTTTTCACTCCTGCTCCAACCCCGACGGATCAGGATGATGGGGGTATTCGTTTTACCCTGCCGGATCTCAATGGAAATGAGGTCATCTTTCAGGATTTTCGGGGGAAACCGGCAGTGGTATTCTTCTTTAAGTCCTACTGTCCTCACTGTCAGGAGGAGGCCCCATTTTTGGAGTCAGTGTACAGGAAGTATCGGGATCGGGTCGTCTTTTTGGGTATCGCCGTGAACGAGCAGGGCACTTCCGGAAGTTTGATTGCTTCGACTTTTTCCTATGCGCAGCAGATTCAAAGTGGATTTGTCAGTGTCTATGGCTGGACATTTCCGGTGCTCATCGATGACTATGGACGGGTGCAGCGGGCGCTGGTGGGAACCGGAGTTCCTTCCTTTGCCTTTATCGATGCCAGTGGTCGTCTCCAGGGAATGGTTAAAGAAACCATTTCTCAGGGACGCTTGGAACAGTTGATTCAACTGTATCTTCTTTGA
- a CDS encoding slipin family protein, with the protein MGIVLTVGIIVIVFLVAAIRVVREYERGVIFRLGRLVGAKGPGLFFVIPLVDQLVKVDLRVMTMDVPKQELITRDNVPVTVDAVVYFRVMDSEAAVTKVENYIVATSLISQTTLRSIVGQSELDELLIHRDKINEALQKIIDEKTDPWGIKVSAVEIKEVVLPEELKRAMARQAETERERRAKIINAEGEFQAAEKLSQAAKIIAENPIALQLRYLQTLNDISAENATTVVFPLPMEILKAFAPKTGKEND; encoded by the coding sequence ATGGGTATCGTCCTTACGGTGGGAATCATCGTGATTGTTTTTCTGGTAGCCGCCATCAGGGTGGTCAGAGAATACGAACGGGGAGTCATCTTTCGCCTGGGACGACTGGTAGGTGCCAAGGGTCCTGGGCTTTTCTTTGTCATTCCCCTTGTGGACCAGCTGGTCAAAGTTGATCTGCGAGTGATGACCATGGATGTTCCCAAACAGGAACTCATCACCCGTGACAACGTTCCGGTAACGGTTGACGCCGTAGTCTACTTCCGGGTTATGGACTCGGAAGCAGCCGTAACCAAAGTGGAAAACTACATCGTGGCGACTTCACTCATTTCTCAGACCACGCTTCGCAGCATCGTCGGTCAGTCCGAGCTCGATGAATTGCTCATCCATCGGGATAAAATTAATGAAGCCCTGCAAAAAATCATCGATGAAAAGACAGACCCCTGGGGCATTAAGGTTTCGGCGGTGGAAATCAAAGAAGTGGTTCTACCCGAAGAGCTCAAGCGAGCTATGGCCCGGCAAGCCGAAACCGAGAGAGAACGACGAGCAAAAATCATCAATGCTGAAGGAGAATTCCAAGCAGCAGAGAAACTCTCCCAAGCCGCCAAAATCATTGCCGAAAATCCCATTGCCCTGCAGCTGCGTTACCTCCAGACCCTGAATGATATCTCCGCGGAAAACGCCACCACCGTGGTCTTCCCGCTTCCCATGGAAATTCTGAAAGCCTTTGCTCCCAAAACCGGAAAGGAGAACGATTAA
- a CDS encoding HAD-IIA family hydrolase, whose protein sequence is MKLSTLQIFLFDMDGTVYLEDRLFPGVLEFFEFLRQHGCRFYFLTNNSSHHALFYATKLQKLGLSWCTSSHIITSAEACIFHLRKRNPRARIFLLGTKDLEMEFLRAGFTLVQNHPDFVVLGFDKTLTYRKLDRACAFIRQGVPFFATHPDFACPGEDRPILDMGCIIKAIEAFTGTSPQIFGKPYPEMIEYALWRTGGRKETMAMVGDRLYTDIAMGKNAGITSILVLTGETKAEDLVSSPWQPDFVFLSLKELHQTLVKEMNTS, encoded by the coding sequence ATGAAACTCAGTACCCTGCAAATCTTTCTTTTCGATATGGATGGAACGGTGTACCTGGAGGATCGGCTTTTTCCTGGAGTTCTGGAGTTTTTCGAATTTCTCCGCCAGCATGGATGTCGTTTCTATTTCCTCACCAACAATTCTTCCCACCATGCCCTTTTTTACGCTACCAAACTGCAAAAATTGGGGCTTTCCTGGTGCACCTCCTCTCATATCATCACCTCTGCCGAGGCCTGCATTTTTCATCTCCGTAAGCGGAACCCCCGAGCACGAATTTTTCTTCTGGGCACAAAAGACTTAGAGATGGAGTTCCTGCGAGCCGGCTTTACCCTGGTTCAGAATCATCCTGACTTTGTAGTTCTGGGATTTGACAAAACCCTGACGTACCGAAAGTTAGACCGAGCCTGTGCTTTCATCCGTCAGGGTGTACCGTTTTTCGCCACTCATCCGGACTTCGCCTGCCCCGGCGAGGATCGGCCCATCCTGGACATGGGGTGCATCATCAAAGCCATCGAAGCATTCACCGGCACCTCTCCGCAGATTTTTGGAAAACCGTACCCTGAGATGATTGAGTATGCCCTTTGGCGAACCGGAGGAAGAAAGGAAACCATGGCCATGGTGGGAGACCGACTGTATACCGACATCGCTATGGGCAAAAATGCAGGCATCACCTCCATCCTGGTTCTCACCGGTGAGACGAAAGCAGAAGACCTGGTTTCATCCCCTTGGCAACCTGATTTTGTGTTCCTTTCCCTGAAAGAGCTTCACCAGACTCTGGTAAAGGAGATGAATACTTCATGA
- a CDS encoding M14 family zinc carboxypeptidase gives MRSTPYNDTGIIDYTLALNFEDWLDLSYEDFMERLSTTFQKYVSHSSFEAQLTFLPEGKSDFITPQGRKIPILEIGNRSVSWNTLIFEATCHGGEKLHSVTLLSAFFSLLKEGKERNEVLKRAHLVFLPVLDPDGWHKGTRAYVDRSGEEVHTPVVVGMHHIRNLFGWEDTNAVFGRKNRGLRSRRVLALQEYLLRFAQNLKVYSSLHETVTLESELVYKNAGVMILVHDHFSTQEREDIARLRYPLRSLEKLECAIRKKLPFLVPKYRSEILHHYPSLQKTVSIRNYIRKMGLETFSDKFEALFREFPFFVERELPVCEGVYLLGPLFWKAQIALAPDFYQYHTGCVGRTIETFAQSRRERILQGLAFIDGTIRVEIKGERFDQ, from the coding sequence ATGAGAAGCACACCGTATAACGATACTGGAATCATCGATTACACCCTGGCCTTAAATTTTGAAGACTGGCTGGACCTGAGCTATGAAGACTTCATGGAACGATTGTCAACGACGTTTCAGAAATACGTTTCCCATTCATCCTTTGAAGCCCAATTGACCTTTCTTCCTGAAGGGAAGAGCGACTTCATTACCCCTCAGGGACGAAAAATTCCCATTCTAGAAATCGGTAACCGTTCCGTCTCCTGGAATACTCTGATTTTTGAAGCCACTTGCCATGGTGGGGAAAAGCTCCATTCTGTAACCCTCCTGAGCGCTTTCTTTTCTCTTCTTAAAGAGGGAAAAGAGCGGAATGAAGTGCTCAAACGCGCTCACCTGGTCTTTCTCCCGGTGCTCGATCCCGATGGCTGGCACAAGGGAACCCGGGCTTATGTCGACCGCAGCGGGGAAGAAGTCCACACCCCGGTTGTGGTAGGTATGCACCACATTCGAAACCTTTTCGGATGGGAAGACACCAATGCCGTCTTCGGCCGTAAAAATCGAGGTTTACGCAGTCGCAGAGTTCTGGCCCTGCAGGAGTACCTCCTCCGCTTTGCCCAGAACCTCAAGGTGTATTCCAGCCTCCACGAGACGGTAACCTTAGAGAGTGAACTGGTCTATAAAAATGCTGGCGTGATGATTCTTGTACATGACCACTTTAGCACTCAAGAACGCGAAGACATCGCGCGTTTGCGATATCCCTTAAGAAGCCTGGAAAAATTGGAGTGTGCCATCCGAAAAAAACTACCGTTTCTGGTTCCCAAATACCGGAGTGAAATCCTCCACCATTACCCTTCCCTTCAGAAAACCGTCTCTATTCGTAACTACATCCGAAAAATGGGTTTGGAAACCTTCTCCGACAAGTTCGAAGCCCTGTTTCGAGAATTTCCCTTCTTCGTGGAACGAGAACTCCCGGTGTGTGAGGGGGTGTACCTCCTTGGTCCTCTCTTCTGGAAAGCTCAGATCGCTCTGGCTCCCGATTTCTACCAGTACCATACTGGATGCGTGGGGCGAACCATCGAGACTTTTGCCCAGTCCCGGAGAGAACGAATTCTGCAGGGACTGGCTTTCATCGACGGAACCATCCGTGTGGAAATAAAGGGGGAAAGATTTGACCAGTGA
- a CDS encoding flavin reductase family protein — protein MSWRKCSWEMVVNRAFQAIQNVGGLFLVTEGKDKNPNVMSIGWFTLGIVWRRPVAVVLVRPSRYSFELLEQNPNFIVTIPYPTMHREIEICGSYSGRNTDKFALCHFTPRYGEGQLVAMIDECQASLVCSVVQKTKVEPSTFSTSIATEFYPQNDFHFVYFGEIREAWRKEND, from the coding sequence ATGAGCTGGAGAAAGTGTTCCTGGGAAATGGTCGTGAACAGGGCTTTCCAGGCGATTCAAAATGTGGGTGGTCTTTTTCTGGTCACAGAGGGAAAAGACAAAAACCCCAATGTGATGAGTATTGGCTGGTTTACTTTAGGGATTGTATGGCGAAGACCGGTAGCGGTTGTCTTGGTGCGTCCATCCCGTTACTCGTTCGAGCTTCTGGAGCAAAATCCGAACTTTATCGTTACCATTCCATATCCCACGATGCATCGGGAAATCGAAATCTGCGGGAGTTACTCGGGTCGAAATACCGATAAGTTTGCCCTCTGTCATTTCACCCCCCGATATGGCGAAGGTCAACTGGTAGCCATGATCGACGAATGTCAGGCGTCCCTGGTCTGTTCGGTGGTGCAGAAAACGAAAGTGGAACCCTCCACTTTTTCAACGTCGATTGCCACCGAGTTTTACCCTCAAAATGACTTCCATTTTGTGTACTTTGGCGAAATTAGGGAAGCCTGGCGAAAGGAGAACGATTAA
- a CDS encoding HD-GYP domain-containing protein: MIRVLVDHLQPGMKVGYPVLAEDGSVLLNQGVALTPLYIRKLKELGFRSIFVEDELFRDITVDEPLKFETRQQVQRALHDAVRRLRRGDSFSYTEVVKVLEQVLVELLNQDEVVFYLVQMRSCSDSIFTHSVNVAVLSVMIGKFLDLSFLQLKKLGLGALLHDVGKIRFPEGFLKEKTALDEEERKLIKMHPVWSREIIQSQRGYDFLASLIALQHHERLDGSGYPYGLLENDIHFLSRICACSDVYDALTVDRPYRQRFSYAEALEYLMGNAGKLFDLQVVTAMVRHIAPYPVGETVRLTTGEIGVVVKLNEGLPIRPVVRVIRDQNGNLLEKPRDVDLLRELTVAILCQVGEDAEGFYPRNEVPPIVEREFID; the protein is encoded by the coding sequence ATGATTAGGGTCCTGGTTGACCACCTCCAGCCGGGGATGAAAGTAGGATATCCGGTGTTGGCCGAAGACGGTTCGGTTCTCCTCAACCAGGGGGTTGCTTTGACCCCCCTTTATATTCGCAAACTCAAGGAGTTGGGTTTTCGGTCGATTTTTGTGGAGGACGAACTTTTTCGGGATATCACCGTTGATGAACCTTTGAAGTTTGAGACTCGCCAACAAGTTCAGCGTGCTCTCCATGACGCGGTGCGGCGGTTACGGCGAGGAGATTCGTTTTCCTATACGGAAGTGGTTAAAGTTCTGGAACAAGTTTTGGTGGAATTGCTCAATCAGGATGAAGTCGTTTTCTATCTTGTCCAGATGCGTAGTTGCAGTGATTCGATTTTTACCCATTCGGTCAACGTGGCGGTATTGAGCGTCATGATTGGGAAGTTCCTCGATCTGAGTTTTTTGCAACTCAAAAAACTCGGTTTGGGCGCACTTTTGCACGATGTAGGGAAAATTCGCTTTCCGGAAGGTTTTTTGAAGGAAAAAACCGCTCTGGATGAGGAAGAGCGAAAGCTCATTAAGATGCATCCGGTTTGGAGCCGAGAGATCATCCAGAGCCAGAGGGGGTACGACTTTTTGGCTTCCCTCATCGCCCTGCAGCATCACGAACGCCTGGATGGGAGTGGGTACCCCTATGGGCTTCTTGAGAACGATATCCACTTCCTTTCCCGGATTTGCGCCTGTAGCGATGTGTATGATGCCCTGACTGTGGATCGCCCATACCGACAGCGTTTTTCCTATGCTGAAGCCCTGGAATACCTCATGGGTAACGCAGGTAAGCTCTTTGACCTTCAGGTGGTCACGGCGATGGTGCGCCATATTGCGCCCTATCCGGTGGGAGAGACGGTGCGATTGACCACTGGAGAAATTGGGGTGGTGGTGAAACTCAACGAAGGACTCCCCATTCGTCCTGTGGTGCGGGTCATCCGGGACCAGAACGGTAATCTTCTGGAAAAGCCCAGAGATGTGGATCTTCTCAGAGAGTTGACCGTGGCCATTCTCTGTCAGGTAGGGGAGGATGCAGAAGGATTCTATCCCCGGAATGAAGTTCCACCGATTGTTGAGAGGGAATTCATCGATTGA
- a CDS encoding sn-glycerol-1-phosphate dehydrogenase: MNNSPFLQIEGKSLPCSCGCTHHIHTEKTLLGNEVLPQIPRILREMGFRKTLMVFDENTYQAAGIYVEEELKRGNFEVIPCLLPKKKELFYLEPDEEARGQIGEHLRQEPEVLVAVGSGVINDLVKFVAHRVGLPFVVVATAPSMDGYSSPGAPMMVSGYKVTYSATPPRVIFADLAILSQAPMPLIHAGLLDLLGKAIANADWVMRRLLFQEDFCEAIWETTRENLLRVAEKAEKLSQRDYQAIYELSLALLHSGFSMDMIGDSRPASGAEHLIAHYLEIMALHRGMNPSLHGLRVGTATALMHRIYTRFLQEMPTFSWNQKPNFQEKMEILKMSFGPLFPLVAETARKKLTITVPERLKEKSFQATFSAAIEEKLSVLPDPQTVLQKAQAPQSLEALGFPHHMVREALLLSRFLRERATILDLLDQMGMLEEYVDWVFQEP, encoded by the coding sequence ATGAACAATTCCCCCTTTTTACAAATAGAAGGGAAATCATTACCCTGTTCCTGTGGGTGCACCCATCACATTCATACCGAAAAAACCCTTCTTGGCAATGAGGTCCTTCCTCAAATTCCCCGCATCCTTAGGGAAATGGGGTTCAGGAAGACCCTTATGGTATTCGATGAAAACACCTACCAGGCTGCCGGCATCTATGTCGAAGAGGAACTCAAACGGGGAAATTTTGAAGTGATTCCCTGCCTCTTGCCCAAAAAGAAAGAGCTGTTTTACTTGGAACCCGACGAAGAAGCTCGAGGACAAATTGGCGAACACCTTCGCCAAGAACCAGAGGTTCTGGTGGCAGTCGGTTCAGGCGTCATCAACGACTTGGTGAAGTTTGTTGCCCATCGCGTCGGTTTACCATTTGTGGTGGTGGCCACTGCCCCCTCCATGGATGGGTATTCTTCCCCGGGCGCACCGATGATGGTTTCAGGATACAAAGTCACCTATTCGGCCACCCCCCCTCGGGTGATTTTCGCCGATTTAGCCATTCTTTCCCAGGCTCCCATGCCCCTTATCCATGCTGGACTCCTGGACCTTTTGGGAAAAGCGATCGCCAATGCCGACTGGGTTATGCGCCGATTGCTCTTCCAGGAGGACTTCTGTGAGGCAATCTGGGAAACGACCAGAGAAAACCTCTTGCGTGTGGCGGAAAAAGCGGAAAAGCTTTCCCAAAGGGACTACCAGGCAATATATGAACTGTCCCTGGCGCTCCTTCATTCTGGATTCAGCATGGACATGATTGGAGACTCCCGTCCCGCTTCCGGAGCCGAACACCTGATCGCCCACTACTTAGAAATCATGGCTCTGCATCGGGGCATGAACCCATCGCTCCATGGTCTTCGAGTGGGTACAGCCACAGCGCTCATGCACCGCATCTACACGCGCTTTCTCCAGGAAATGCCCACCTTTAGCTGGAACCAGAAGCCCAACTTTCAAGAAAAAATGGAAATCCTCAAAATGAGTTTTGGCCCACTTTTTCCCCTGGTTGCCGAAACCGCTCGGAAAAAACTCACCATCACCGTACCAGAACGACTCAAGGAAAAATCGTTTCAGGCCACCTTCAGTGCCGCTATCGAGGAAAAACTCTCTGTGCTTCCCGACCCCCAAACCGTACTCCAGAAAGCCCAAGCTCCCCAGAGTCTCGAAGCTCTGGGCTTTCCCCACCACATGGTCCGCGAAGCGTTACTCCTCTCTCGCTTTTTGCGCGAACGAGCTACCATCCTCGATCTTTTAGACCAGATGGGCATGCTTGAAGAGTACGTCGACTGGGTATTTCAGGAACCGTAA
- a CDS encoding HD-GYP domain-containing protein: MIKVRVQDLKPGMVVGYPLLRDDGVVLLREGVTLTSRLILRIKEAGFEYIYVRDHRFRDVDLEETISHDVRRQALLTLNDSFTSIVKGKQTSLEPIRKLVDEIIDEVLSSKRSVASLVQLRQHDDAVFSHSVNVAALSVFLGKFLGLSRQQLRMLALGSLMHDLGKVKVPLEILNKPGKLLPGEWEVMRNHPLWSVELITGKAPEEVVSITVALQHHERLDGSGYPYGLLENDIHFLSRICACSDVYDALTVDRPYRQRFSYAEALEYLMGNAGKLFDLQVVTAMVRHIAPYPVGETVRLTTGEIGVVVKLNEGLPIRPVVRVIRDQNGNLLEKPRDVDLLRELTVAIAGSEVNGYEEYRQPIPQEAGRKMSDD, from the coding sequence ATGATTAAAGTACGGGTGCAAGATTTAAAGCCGGGAATGGTGGTAGGGTATCCGCTCCTACGGGACGATGGTGTGGTTCTCCTTCGAGAAGGCGTAACGCTCACCAGCCGCTTGATCCTGCGCATCAAAGAAGCCGGTTTTGAGTATATCTATGTTCGAGATCACCGATTTCGAGATGTCGATTTAGAAGAAACCATTTCGCACGATGTTCGTCGTCAGGCTCTTTTAACCCTTAATGATTCGTTTACCAGTATTGTGAAAGGGAAACAAACTTCTCTGGAACCGATTCGGAAGCTGGTGGACGAAATCATCGATGAAGTTCTGAGTAGCAAGCGATCCGTAGCGAGTCTTGTGCAGCTCCGCCAGCACGATGATGCCGTCTTTTCTCATTCGGTCAATGTTGCGGCGCTCTCAGTGTTCTTGGGGAAGTTTCTGGGATTATCCCGGCAGCAATTGCGAATGCTGGCCTTGGGGAGTTTAATGCACGACCTGGGAAAAGTGAAAGTTCCGCTGGAGATTCTCAATAAACCAGGAAAACTCCTCCCTGGGGAGTGGGAAGTGATGCGCAATCATCCCCTGTGGTCGGTGGAGCTCATCACCGGAAAGGCTCCGGAAGAAGTGGTGAGTATCACGGTGGCCCTGCAGCATCACGAACGCCTGGATGGGAGTGGGTACCCCTATGGGCTTCTTGAGAACGATATCCACTTCCTTTCCCGGATTTGCGCCTGTAGCGATGTGTATGATGCCCTGACTGTGGATCGCCCATACCGACAGCGTTTTTCCTATGCTGAAGCCCTGGAATACCTCATGGGTAACGCAGGTAAGCTCTTTGACCTTCAGGTGGTCACGGCGATGGTGCGCCATATTGCGCCCTATCCGGTGGGAGAGACGGTGCGATTGACCACTGGAGAAATTGGGGTGGTGGTGAAACTCAACGAAGGACTCCCCATTCGTCCTGTGGTGCGGGTCATCCGGGACCAGAACGGTAATCTTCTGGAAAAGCCCAGAGATGTGGATCTTCTCAGAGAGTTGACCGTGGCCATTGCCGGAAGTGAAGTGAATGGGTACGAAGAGTATCGACAGCCTATCCCTCAGGAAGCAGGAAGGAAGATGAGTGATGATTAG